The following coding sequences lie in one Candidatus Kryptobacter tengchongensis genomic window:
- a CDS encoding molecular chaperone DnaK: MGKIVGIDLGTTNSVVAVKMGNDVVVIPTSEGPRTLPSVVAFTKTGERLVGHPAKRQAITNPENTIYSIKRFMGRFYDEVIEEARRVPYKVVRGPNNTARVQIGDRVYSPPEISAMILQKLKQDAEAYLGEKITDAVITVPAYFNDAQRQATKEAGEIAGLNVRRIINEPTAASLAFGLDKKGKQMKIAVFDLGGGTFDISILEIGEGVFEVKGTSGDTHLGGDDFDQRIIDWIAEEFLRQEGVDLRKDPIALQRLKEAAERAKIELSSRLETEINLPFITATNTGPKHLQMTLTRAKFESLIDDLLQKLIPPCEEALRRAKLTVDDIDEVILVGGSTRIPKVQQIVREFFRKEPNKSVNPDEAVAIGAAIQAAVLAGEEKDILLLDVTPLSLGVETLGGVMTVLIPANTTIPTRKTEIFTTAADNQTSVEIHVLQGERPMAKDNRTLGRFILDGIPPAPRGVPQIEVTFDIDANGILHVTAKDKATGREQSIRITASSGLTKEEIERMKREAQEHAEEDRRKREEAELRNQADNLVYTTRKQLREIGDKLPSDLRSKVEMKANKLEDMIKTGAPIADIRAGIDDLTRAWNEASNYLYQHATSGTGYGTGYASGGSQESETKKDVKDADYEIVDDKDKKDKN, translated from the coding sequence TTACGAAGACGGGGGAGAGATTAGTTGGACATCCAGCAAAGAGACAGGCGATCACAAACCCAGAGAATACGATTTATTCAATAAAAAGATTTATGGGGAGGTTTTATGATGAAGTAATTGAGGAGGCAAGAAGAGTTCCATATAAAGTTGTTCGTGGTCCGAATAATACAGCAAGGGTTCAAATAGGGGATAGGGTTTATTCACCGCCTGAAATTTCAGCGATGATTTTACAAAAGTTGAAACAAGATGCTGAGGCTTATCTTGGTGAGAAGATAACCGATGCGGTTATAACTGTTCCAGCTTACTTTAACGATGCACAGCGTCAGGCGACAAAGGAAGCAGGTGAAATTGCGGGCTTGAATGTAAGGAGAATAATTAATGAACCTACTGCTGCCTCACTTGCTTTTGGTCTTGATAAAAAGGGCAAACAGATGAAAATTGCTGTTTTTGATCTTGGTGGTGGAACTTTTGATATATCAATTCTTGAAATTGGTGAAGGCGTTTTTGAAGTTAAAGGAACAAGTGGAGATACTCACCTTGGTGGGGATGATTTTGATCAGAGGATAATTGATTGGATAGCAGAGGAATTTTTGAGGCAGGAAGGTGTGGATTTGCGCAAGGATCCGATAGCATTGCAAAGGTTGAAGGAAGCTGCTGAAAGAGCGAAAATAGAGCTTTCAAGCCGACTTGAAACAGAAATCAATCTTCCATTTATCACCGCTACAAATACTGGACCAAAGCATTTACAAATGACGCTGACGAGAGCAAAATTTGAGTCGCTGATAGATGACCTGTTGCAAAAACTTATACCACCGTGTGAAGAAGCTTTGAGAAGAGCAAAATTAACAGTTGATGATATTGACGAAGTGATTCTTGTTGGTGGTTCAACGAGAATACCAAAAGTTCAGCAAATTGTTCGTGAGTTCTTCAGAAAAGAACCGAATAAGAGTGTTAACCCAGATGAAGCGGTTGCAATTGGTGCAGCTATTCAAGCAGCTGTTCTCGCTGGAGAAGAAAAAGATATTCTCTTGCTTGATGTGACACCACTTTCGCTTGGGGTTGAGACGCTTGGCGGAGTTATGACCGTTTTGATACCTGCTAATACAACGATCCCAACGAGAAAAACGGAGATATTTACAACTGCAGCTGATAATCAGACATCAGTTGAGATACATGTCTTGCAGGGAGAAAGACCTATGGCTAAAGATAATAGGACGCTCGGAAGGTTCATACTTGATGGCATACCACCAGCACCAAGAGGTGTTCCACAGATTGAAGTTACTTTTGATATTGATGCTAATGGAATTCTTCATGTTACCGCAAAAGATAAGGCAACGGGTAGAGAACAAAGCATAAGGATAACTGCGTCAAGTGGATTGACTAAAGAAGAAATTGAAAGGATGAAACGTGAAGCGCAAGAGCACGCCGAAGAAGATAGAAGAAAACGTGAAGAGGCTGAACTTAGAAATCAAGCTGACAATCTTGTTTACACAACTCGCAAACAGCTCCGTGAAATTGGAGATAAACTTCCATCTGATTTGAGGAGCAAGGTTGAAATGAAGGCGAACAAGCTTGAAGATATGATAAAAACAGGAGCACCTATTGCTGATATACGAGCTGGGATTGATGACTTAACAAGGGCTTGGAATGAAGCTTCAAACTATCTCTATCAACATGCAACATCAGGAACAGGTTACGGAACTGGTTATGCAAGTGGTGGTTCTCAAGAGTCGGAGACAAAGAAGGATGTTAAAGATGCGGATTATGAGATAGTTGATGATAAGGATAAGAAAGATAAAAATTAA